One Deinococcus sp. YIM 134068 genomic region harbors:
- a CDS encoding phenylalanine--tRNA ligase beta subunit-related protein: MPLLTTTDRWHATFPGGHVGTLLLGGVDNTRRPTPLDARKREVEARLRDRFGPLSRAELLGVDVLRAYRTYYRKFDQTYHVQLQLESVVHKGKALPDVTPLVDASFAAELDTLILTASHDADTLRPPLVVDVTRGDEAFMGMNGRVCTLRPGDMMMADAVGVICTILTGQDARTPVTPATRRALYVTYAPPGVPEEAVRRQLDAIRENVRLFAPEAEVEGLEVYTASG; the protein is encoded by the coding sequence GCTCCTCGGTGGGGTGGACAACACCCGCCGTCCCACGCCCCTCGATGCCCGCAAGCGCGAGGTGGAGGCCCGGTTGCGCGACCGCTTCGGCCCCCTCTCCCGCGCCGAACTGCTGGGGGTGGACGTGCTACGGGCCTACCGGACCTACTACAGGAAGTTCGACCAGACCTACCACGTCCAACTTCAACTGGAGTCCGTGGTGCACAAGGGCAAGGCGCTGCCCGACGTGACTCCGCTTGTGGACGCGAGTTTCGCCGCCGAGCTGGACACCCTGATCCTCACGGCGAGCCACGACGCCGACACGCTGAGGCCGCCCCTCGTCGTGGACGTGACGCGGGGTGACGAGGCGTTCATGGGCATGAACGGCAGGGTCTGCACGCTGAGGCCGGGCGACATGATGATGGCCGACGCCGTGGGCGTGATCTGCACCATTCTCACCGGGCAGGACGCGAGAACGCCCGTCACCCCGGCGACCCGCCGCGCCCTGTACGTGACCTACGCCCCGCCCGGCGTCCCGGAGGAGGCGGTGCGGCGGCAACTGGACGCCATCCGCGAGAACGTCCGCCTCTTCGCGCCGGAGGCGGAGGTGGAGGGGCTGGAGGTCTACACGGCGAGCGGGTAG